In the Ilumatobacteraceae bacterium genome, one interval contains:
- a CDS encoding Vms1/Ankzf1 family peptidyl-tRNA hydrolase — protein sequence MSASLDDLQPLTDAEGPFLTLLLPAPSRHADAAERFAVRCKNALKDVSDDWPSDDLARFEQELAALPHNAGASVIVVHATGGPTHVEFIDDAVEPRVFEGPLPRLAPLIESRQRTVAHVVVDADKAGASLTALDGGRLLDSEIVEGDTEHIHRGHPGGWSQRRFQQRAENTWDENADDIAEAADELARRVDARLVAVAGPARARSMVVESIEGLVNNREYSVESIEQGDVDGIADAVTRLTADVAASDAVAAIERAKQSMATADDFDGDVLAALEAGRVDTLLVHDDADTTSNDRLIDRCISRALATGADIVVVPSVAVLDDGVAVVLRW from the coding sequence ATGAGCGCTTCTCTCGATGACCTGCAGCCGCTGACCGACGCCGAAGGCCCGTTCCTGACGTTGCTCCTCCCGGCCCCGAGTCGCCACGCCGACGCCGCCGAACGCTTCGCCGTTCGCTGCAAGAACGCGCTGAAGGACGTGAGCGACGACTGGCCGAGCGACGACCTCGCTCGATTCGAGCAGGAACTCGCCGCGCTGCCGCACAACGCCGGCGCCTCGGTGATCGTCGTCCACGCCACCGGCGGACCGACCCACGTCGAGTTCATCGACGACGCGGTCGAACCCCGTGTGTTCGAAGGCCCGTTGCCTCGGCTCGCTCCGCTGATCGAGTCACGCCAGCGCACGGTCGCGCACGTGGTCGTCGACGCCGACAAGGCCGGGGCGAGCCTCACGGCACTCGACGGTGGTCGGCTGCTCGACAGCGAGATCGTCGAGGGCGACACCGAGCACATCCATCGCGGTCACCCCGGTGGATGGTCGCAGCGTCGCTTCCAGCAGCGAGCCGAGAACACGTGGGACGAGAACGCCGACGACATCGCCGAGGCGGCCGACGAGTTGGCCCGCCGCGTCGATGCCCGTCTCGTCGCCGTGGCCGGGCCCGCCCGCGCCAGGTCGATGGTCGTCGAGTCGATCGAGGGACTCGTGAACAACCGTGAGTACTCGGTCGAATCGATCGAGCAGGGCGACGTCGACGGCATCGCCGACGCGGTGACCCGATTGACCGCCGACGTCGCCGCTTCCGACGCCGTGGCAGCGATCGAACGAGCGAAGCAGTCGATGGCGACCGCCGACGATTTCGACGGCGACGTCCTCGCCGCACTCGAAGCCGGCCGAGTCGACACCCTCCTCGTGCACGACGATGCCGACACGACGTCGAACGACCGCCTCATCGACCGCTGCATCAGCCGCGCACTGGCCACCGGCGCCGACATCGTCGTCGTCCCGTCGGTCGCGGTCCTCGACGACGGCGTCGCCGTCGTCCTCCGCTGGTGA
- a CDS encoding DUF1269 domain-containing protein has translation MSTENTGGVESLGADGPSPDGSPVVQPGGSLPPPTTHAEPIAREVSDLSDPDSPVLVGVAFQQRLMAQEYLMAMSRLRTEGSLQLKDAVIVEKHDNGDVKVTETIDPTPGRSALNGAMWTGLLGLFVGGPVGWIAGIGIGAGAGAVTAKVIDLGIPDAWVDWFKQAVQPGTSAVIILAEQVDVHALEREARRFPGAELIESTLPEAAIADLAAAFEQH, from the coding sequence ATGAGTACGGAGAACACCGGCGGCGTCGAGTCGCTCGGAGCGGACGGCCCGTCGCCCGACGGCTCGCCGGTCGTGCAACCCGGGGGGTCGCTACCGCCGCCCACGACGCATGCCGAACCGATCGCACGCGAGGTCAGCGACCTCTCCGATCCCGACTCGCCGGTCCTCGTCGGTGTCGCGTTCCAGCAGCGGCTGATGGCGCAGGAGTACCTGATGGCCATGAGCAGGCTTCGGACCGAGGGGTCGCTCCAGCTGAAGGACGCGGTCATCGTCGAGAAGCACGACAACGGTGACGTCAAGGTCACCGAGACCATCGACCCGACACCCGGGCGAAGCGCGCTGAACGGTGCGATGTGGACCGGCTTGCTCGGTCTCTTCGTCGGTGGGCCCGTCGGCTGGATCGCCGGGATCGGGATCGGCGCCGGAGCCGGCGCTGTCACCGCCAAGGTCATCGACCTCGGCATCCCCGATGCGTGGGTCGACTGGTTCAAGCAGGCGGTGCAACCCGGCACGTCGGCCGTGATCATCCTCGCCGAGCAGGTCGACGTGCACGCGCTGGAGCGTGAGGCCCGTCGGTTCCCCGGTGCCGAGCTGATCGAGTCGACGCTGCCCGAGGCAGCCATCGCGGATCTGGCTGCTGCGTTCGAGCAGCACTGA
- a CDS encoding CaiB/BaiF CoA-transferase family protein, translated as MSAPLDGVIVVALEQAVAAPLATRHLADLGATVLKVERPGVGDFSRSYDTKMNGESTFFVWANRGKQSIELDLKVPADRATFDALVAGADVFVQNLSAAAGVRAAVDAVGLHALHPHLIACEITGYGRGGPRTDDKAYDLAIQAEAGAMALTGSADQLSKVGFSAADISAAMYALSSILAALYRRSVTGEGAAISLSMLECLTEWTAPAVYSAAHTGVVPERAGHRHALIAPYGLYELGDGGSVLVAVQSNPEWASFATTVLGDPALVDDPRFVDNEDRIANVEALELEIERVFGTLDRDAAARRLTEGRIAWSQVRDPIEVWNHEQLAARDRRFEVEHPTGTAAMLLPPFNISGLPDPSTSIPALGEHDRSLVDEIRHRRRP; from the coding sequence ATGAGCGCACCACTCGACGGGGTGATCGTCGTCGCGCTCGAACAGGCGGTCGCCGCGCCGCTGGCCACGCGTCACCTCGCCGACCTGGGCGCGACCGTGTTGAAGGTCGAGCGACCCGGCGTCGGTGACTTCTCCCGCAGCTACGACACGAAGATGAACGGCGAGTCGACGTTCTTCGTGTGGGCCAACCGCGGCAAGCAGAGCATCGAACTCGACCTCAAGGTGCCCGCCGACCGTGCGACGTTCGACGCGCTCGTCGCCGGTGCCGACGTGTTCGTCCAGAACCTCTCGGCCGCGGCGGGCGTGCGGGCAGCCGTCGACGCCGTGGGCCTGCATGCGCTCCATCCGCACCTGATCGCGTGCGAGATCACCGGCTACGGGCGCGGCGGCCCGCGTACCGACGACAAGGCCTACGACCTCGCGATCCAGGCCGAGGCGGGAGCGATGGCGCTCACCGGCTCGGCCGACCAACTCTCGAAGGTCGGGTTCTCCGCGGCGGACATCTCCGCCGCGATGTACGCGCTGAGTTCGATTCTCGCCGCGCTGTACCGGCGCAGCGTGACGGGTGAGGGAGCGGCGATCTCGCTGTCGATGTTGGAGTGCCTGACGGAGTGGACGGCACCGGCGGTGTACTCGGCTGCACACACCGGGGTCGTGCCCGAACGTGCAGGGCACCGACACGCGTTGATCGCCCCCTACGGGTTGTACGAACTCGGCGACGGCGGTTCCGTGCTGGTCGCGGTGCAGTCGAATCCGGAATGGGCGTCGTTCGCGACGACGGTGCTCGGCGACCCGGCGCTGGTCGACGACCCGCGCTTCGTCGACAACGAGGACCGGATCGCCAACGTCGAGGCGCTCGAGCTGGAGATCGAGCGGGTCTTCGGCACGCTCGATCGCGACGCCGCCGCCCGGCGGCTCACCGAGGGTCGTATCGCCTGGTCACAGGTGCGCGACCCGATCGAGGTCTGGAACCACGAGCAACTCGCCGCCCGAGATCGACGGTTCGAGGTCGAGCACCCGACCGGAACGGCGGCGATGCTGCTCCCGCCGTTCAACATCTCGGGTCTGCCCGATCCGTCGACCTCGATCCCGGCGCTCGGTGAACACGACCGGTCGCTGGTCGACGAGATCCGGCACCGTCGCCGTCCGTGA
- a CDS encoding acyl-CoA dehydrogenase family protein: MSATPDDFDVIRAEVRRLCDKYGNEYWRGLEPDRYPEEFVTELTAQGWLAALIPEEYGGGGLSLSGASVILEEIAASGGNPSACHAQMYVMGTLLRHGSDEQKQRYLPKIASGEQRLQAFGVTEPEAGSETTKIRTRAERDGDVWRINGQKIWTSRALYSDLMILLARTGPADDDDRLGGLSVFLFELRGADGELVPGVTINPIPTMMNHSTTEVFFDDLEIPADSLVGTEGRGFRHILDGMNAERILIAAECIGDGTFFLDRASEYARTREVFGRPIGSNQGVAFPLAKAYANLRAADLMRWRAAELFDAGEPCGAEANMAKMLASNASWEAGNAALDTHGGFGFAVEYDIERKLRETRLYQVAPINNNLVLAFVAQQCLGLPKSY, from the coding sequence GTGAGTGCCACCCCCGACGATTTCGATGTGATCCGGGCCGAGGTCCGTCGGCTGTGCGACAAGTACGGCAACGAGTACTGGCGCGGTCTCGAGCCGGACCGGTACCCCGAGGAGTTCGTCACCGAGCTGACCGCGCAGGGGTGGCTCGCCGCGCTGATCCCCGAGGAGTACGGCGGGGGTGGGCTGAGCCTGTCGGGCGCCTCGGTGATCCTCGAGGAGATCGCGGCGAGCGGTGGCAACCCCAGCGCCTGCCATGCGCAGATGTACGTGATGGGCACGCTGCTCCGGCACGGCTCCGACGAGCAGAAGCAGCGCTACCTGCCGAAGATCGCGAGCGGTGAGCAGCGGCTGCAGGCGTTCGGCGTGACCGAACCCGAGGCCGGCTCGGAGACCACGAAGATCCGCACGCGCGCCGAACGCGACGGTGACGTCTGGCGCATCAACGGTCAGAAGATCTGGACCTCGCGGGCGCTGTACTCCGACCTGATGATCCTCCTCGCCCGCACCGGCCCTGCCGACGACGACGACCGTCTCGGCGGGCTCTCGGTGTTCCTGTTCGAACTCCGGGGCGCCGACGGCGAACTGGTGCCCGGCGTCACGATCAACCCGATCCCGACGATGATGAACCACAGCACGACCGAGGTGTTCTTCGACGACCTCGAGATCCCGGCCGACTCGCTGGTCGGCACCGAGGGCCGAGGGTTCCGGCACATCCTCGACGGGATGAACGCCGAGCGGATCCTGATCGCCGCCGAGTGCATCGGCGACGGCACGTTCTTCCTCGACCGGGCGAGCGAGTACGCGCGCACCCGTGAGGTGTTCGGTCGCCCGATCGGATCCAACCAGGGCGTCGCGTTCCCGCTCGCCAAGGCGTACGCCAATCTGCGTGCCGCCGACCTCATGCGGTGGAGGGCCGCCGAACTGTTCGATGCCGGCGAGCCGTGCGGCGCCGAGGCCAACATGGCCAAGATGCTCGCCTCGAACGCGTCGTGGGAGGCCGGCAACGCAGCGCTTGACACACACGGCGGCTTCGGGTTCGCGGTCGAGTACGACATCGAGCGCAAGTTGCGCGAGACCCGGCTCTACCAAGTCGCGCCGATCAACAACAATCTCGTCCTCGCCTTCGTCGCCCAGCAGTGCCTCGGCCTCCCCAAGAGCTACTGA
- a CDS encoding MerR family transcriptional regulator: protein MQKSAEADPSTSPLPIGAVAALTRVATSTLRYYERRGLVVADSRESGRRRYEPATVRRVVFVQMLQDAGLSLDEIQAILDADDNASWKAIADERMVLLDEEIARLQHARRLLDGALLCRFDHPLDECRIMNEEIDRRLDPSGEGGRAWAGPPAD, encoded by the coding sequence ATGCAGAAAAGTGCCGAGGCCGATCCATCGACGAGTCCGCTGCCGATCGGCGCCGTCGCCGCGTTGACCCGCGTCGCAACCTCGACGCTCCGGTACTACGAGCGCCGCGGCCTGGTGGTCGCGGACTCGCGGGAGTCGGGACGGCGGCGGTACGAACCGGCCACCGTCCGCCGTGTCGTGTTCGTCCAGATGCTGCAGGACGCCGGGCTGTCGCTCGACGAGATCCAGGCGATCCTCGACGCCGACGACAACGCCTCGTGGAAGGCGATCGCCGACGAACGGATGGTGCTGCTCGACGAGGAGATCGCGCGGCTGCAGCACGCCAGGCGACTCCTGGACGGTGCGCTCCTCTGCCGGTTCGATCATCCCCTCGACGAGTGTCGGATCATGAACGAAGAGATCGACCGCCGCCTCGACCCCTCCGGCGAAGGCGGACGCGCGTGGGCCGGGCCGCCCGCGGACTGA
- a CDS encoding class I SAM-dependent methyltransferase, protein MAANTSDRPVPNHHASHGGFSGVSGLLAAFRFLSGRDEAARLAIELAELAPGDRLVDIGCGPGTAVHAADELGAEVVGVDPASVMLRVARLRWLRDGSTSWRVGTAESVPVADGWANAVWSLATVHHWVDLEAGIREVHRVLAPRGRFVAMERRIDDPDADGVASHGWTVEQAESFSEHLRRHGFVDLATGTHDGTPELVHVVARRA, encoded by the coding sequence ATGGCTGCGAACACGTCCGACCGACCGGTGCCCAACCACCACGCCTCGCACGGAGGATTCTCCGGGGTGAGCGGCCTGCTGGCCGCATTCCGGTTCCTCTCGGGCCGAGACGAAGCCGCTCGGCTGGCGATCGAGCTCGCCGAACTCGCGCCCGGCGACCGTCTCGTCGACATCGGCTGCGGGCCCGGCACGGCCGTGCACGCGGCGGACGAACTCGGCGCCGAGGTGGTCGGCGTCGATCCGGCGAGCGTGATGCTGCGTGTCGCACGGCTTCGCTGGCTGCGCGACGGGAGCACGTCGTGGCGTGTCGGCACGGCCGAGTCGGTACCGGTCGCCGACGGGTGGGCGAACGCCGTGTGGTCGTTGGCGACCGTGCACCACTGGGTCGACCTCGAGGCCGGCATCCGCGAGGTTCACCGGGTGCTCGCACCCCGTGGCCGGTTCGTGGCGATGGAACGGCGGATCGACGACCCCGACGCCGACGGTGTAGCGAGCCACGGCTGGACGGTCGAGCAGGCCGAGTCGTTCAGCGAGCACCTGCGTCGCCACGGGTTCGTCGACCTCGCGACGGGCACCCACGACGGGACCCCCGAACTCGTCCACGTCGTCGCACGACGCGCCTGA
- a CDS encoding LLM class flavin-dependent oxidoreductase, translating into MTERMPALSIAAVPGRRAQILELAADIERRGFSGIYCPSFGDAMGLCLSIAHVTNTIEFGTSIQPIYLQHPAALATSASYLHEIAEGRFRLGVGVTHGPVVKRLGVETGKPLTDMREYVGTMQVAAEQMGGLPPVVLATLRDKMVGLAAEIADGAVWANGSRSRMEHSLGLIPDGRDLWIGNMIPTVIDDDIEAARARNRKTLRGYVGLPNYRNYWIEAGYEEEMTAVTAGLEARDHDAVLAAMSDRWLDDCTLSGSVSQVREGVEAWFDAGVTAPVVVPSSTSGGQAKAFAEVFDAFA; encoded by the coding sequence ATGACCGAACGCATGCCCGCCCTCTCGATCGCCGCCGTGCCCGGCCGGCGCGCCCAGATCCTCGAACTCGCCGCCGACATCGAACGGCGCGGATTCTCCGGCATCTACTGTCCCAGCTTCGGCGATGCGATGGGTCTGTGTCTCTCGATCGCGCACGTGACGAACACGATCGAGTTCGGCACGTCGATCCAGCCGATCTACCTGCAGCACCCGGCCGCGCTCGCCACCTCGGCGAGCTACCTCCACGAGATCGCCGAGGGCCGCTTCCGGCTCGGCGTCGGGGTGACCCACGGACCGGTGGTCAAACGGCTCGGCGTCGAGACCGGCAAGCCGCTCACCGACATGCGCGAGTACGTCGGCACGATGCAGGTCGCCGCCGAGCAGATGGGCGGGTTGCCTCCCGTCGTGCTCGCCACCCTGCGCGACAAGATGGTCGGGCTCGCCGCGGAGATCGCCGACGGTGCGGTCTGGGCCAACGGGTCGCGGAGCCGGATGGAGCACTCCCTCGGGTTGATCCCCGATGGCCGCGACCTCTGGATCGGCAACATGATCCCCACCGTCATCGACGACGACATCGAGGCCGCGCGGGCTCGCAACCGCAAGACCCTCCGGGGCTACGTCGGACTCCCGAACTACCGCAACTACTGGATCGAGGCCGGCTACGAGGAGGAGATGACCGCGGTGACAGCCGGTCTCGAAGCCCGTGACCACGATGCGGTCCTCGCCGCGATGAGCGACCGTTGGCTCGACGACTGCACGCTGTCCGGTTCGGTTTCGCAGGTGCGCGAAGGTGTGGAGGCGTGGTTCGACGCCGGGGTCACCGCGCCGGTCGTGGTTCCCTCGTCGACCTCGGGCGGCCAGGCCAAGGCGTTCGCCGAAGTCTTCGACGCATTCGCCTGA
- a CDS encoding AMP-binding protein yields the protein MSFNLATAWETTADHRGEALALHCGGVSRTWTEFETRAARLAGAFARVGVGPGDNVALALYNGNEYLEAEFAAFKVRAAPCNVNYRYVEAELEYLVDNSDAKAVVFDVALADRFANVRDRLPDVQLWVQVGGDPAEVAPWAVVYDDLIASSEPAARVDRSADDLWILYTGGTTGHPKGVMWPHRSVVAVSARVFAAAGAPVPESLADLPGIIDAIDANGSSPRQFAASPLMHGTAGIGALMTLLAGGSVVTTPNRRLDVGDLWRTVESQHCTAVTIVGDVFCAPMVDELDRRRAAGDQVDLTSVRSVTSSGVMWSQPVKDRLLAHAKAQGSPLSCYDSLGSSEGVGFAAKQSDAGGTDTETATFTLGPNAAVFTTDGRRVEPGSGEQGLLAVGGPIPLGYYGDPAKSAETFREIDGRRWSIPGDWATVAADGTVTLLGRGSVSINTGGEKVYPEEIEEALKLLDAVADANVVGVPDPKWGSAVTAVVELAAGVDVSDTDLVDALRGRLSAYKLPKHVVRVDTLYRSPNGKADYKWAVRTARESLGIE from the coding sequence ATGAGCTTCAACCTGGCAACCGCGTGGGAGACCACCGCCGATCACCGTGGCGAGGCACTCGCACTGCACTGCGGCGGTGTGTCGCGCACGTGGACCGAGTTCGAGACACGAGCCGCACGGCTCGCGGGAGCCTTCGCCCGCGTCGGGGTCGGCCCGGGCGACAACGTCGCGCTTGCGCTCTACAACGGCAACGAGTACCTCGAAGCCGAGTTCGCTGCCTTCAAGGTCCGCGCCGCCCCGTGCAACGTGAACTACCGATACGTCGAGGCCGAACTCGAGTACCTGGTCGACAACAGCGACGCCAAGGCGGTCGTGTTCGACGTCGCGCTGGCCGACCGTTTCGCCAACGTCCGCGACCGGTTGCCCGACGTGCAGTTGTGGGTCCAGGTCGGCGGCGATCCGGCCGAGGTCGCCCCGTGGGCGGTCGTGTACGACGACCTGATCGCGTCGTCGGAACCGGCAGCGCGGGTGGACCGTTCCGCCGACGACCTCTGGATCCTCTACACCGGCGGGACCACCGGACATCCAAAGGGCGTCATGTGGCCACACCGCAGCGTGGTGGCGGTCAGTGCCCGGGTGTTCGCCGCTGCGGGCGCACCGGTGCCCGAGTCGCTCGCCGACCTGCCCGGCATCATCGACGCCATCGACGCGAACGGCTCGTCGCCCCGCCAGTTCGCTGCATCACCCCTGATGCACGGCACCGCCGGGATCGGTGCGTTGATGACGCTGCTCGCCGGGGGCTCGGTGGTCACGACACCGAACCGACGTCTCGACGTCGGCGACCTCTGGCGCACGGTCGAGTCACAGCACTGCACCGCCGTGACGATCGTCGGCGACGTGTTCTGCGCGCCGATGGTCGACGAACTCGACCGCCGCCGCGCCGCCGGCGACCAGGTCGACCTCACGTCGGTCCGGTCGGTGACGTCATCGGGCGTCATGTGGAGCCAGCCGGTGAAAGACCGACTCCTCGCCCATGCGAAGGCGCAGGGATCCCCGCTGAGCTGCTACGACTCGCTCGGGTCGAGCGAGGGGGTCGGTTTCGCTGCCAAGCAGTCGGACGCCGGTGGCACCGACACGGAGACGGCGACGTTCACGCTCGGCCCGAACGCCGCCGTGTTCACCACCGATGGTCGCCGGGTCGAGCCGGGATCCGGCGAGCAGGGTCTGCTCGCCGTCGGCGGTCCGATCCCGCTCGGCTACTACGGCGACCCGGCCAAGTCGGCCGAGACGTTCCGTGAGATCGACGGGCGGCGTTGGTCGATCCCCGGTGACTGGGCAACGGTGGCGGCCGACGGCACGGTCACGCTGCTCGGACGCGGTTCGGTCTCGATCAACACCGGCGGTGAGAAGGTGTACCCCGAGGAGATCGAGGAAGCCCTGAAGCTGCTCGACGCCGTGGCCGACGCGAACGTGGTGGGCGTGCCCGACCCGAAGTGGGGCTCGGCCGTCACTGCGGTCGTCGAGCTCGCCGCCGGTGTCGACGTGTCCGACACCGACCTGGTCGACGCCTTGCGGGGTCGTCTGTCGGCGTACAAGCTGCCCAAGCACGTGGTCCGAGTCGACACGCTCTACCGGAGCCCGAACGGCAAGGCCGACTACAAGTGGGCGGTTCGCACCGCCCGCGAGTCGCTCGGCATCGAGTAG